GAAGGCCTCCAGCGCCGCCTGGGCATCGTTCGTGGCCAGCCGCGCGTACCCCAGCAGCAAGCTGTCACGCCACGCGGCGCCCGGCAGCATCACGCCCTGCTCCATCACCTTGCGCGCGTCCGCGTAGGCGCGCGTCTCCAGCAGCGAGGCGCCCAGCCGGCGCGCCATGGGTGCGCCCCGGTCCAGGTCGTACGCGCGGCGCAAATCCCGGACGGCGTCCTCCAGCCGTCCCGTGCCCGCCCTGTCCCGCGCCCGGTGCGCCAGGGCCCGGGCCAGCCACTGCTTCGCCCCGGCGTGTTCCGGCTCCACCTGCAGCGCGTTGGCGTAGTCCTCGATGGCCTGGTCCCACTGGCCGGTGGCGAAGTGGTCCGCGCCCAGCAGCACGTAGCCCAGGGCCTGACGCGGCGCCATCTCCACCACGCGCCGGTGCACCTCCACCGCGCGCTGGAAGCGGCCCGCGCGGCGATTCACCGAGCCCAGGTTGGCCCACAGCTCCAGGCTGTTGGCGCCCGCGCGCACCGCGCCCTCCAGGAACTGGATGGCCTCCTCGTGCCGGCCCTGTGCCTGGAGCGCCTTGCCCACCGCCATCTGCCCCAGCACCAGGCCCGGCTGGAGCTGGAGCACCTTGCGATACTCCGCCTCCGCGGCGGCCGCGTTCTTCTGGGCGAAGCGCACGTCACCCAGCAGCAGGTGCGCCGCGGGTGAGCTGCCCAGCTTCATCACCGCCTGGGCCTGCGTGTCCGCCTTCGCGACGTCCCCCGCGCCCAGGTACAGACGGGCCAGCTTCTCGCGCGCATCACCCGCCTGCGGGAAGCGCGTGGTGACGCCCTCCAGCAACGTGCGCGCCTCCACGGCCCTGCCCTCCAGCTCCAGCACCTGCGCCAGGCCCAGTTGCACCGACGGCGACTCTGGCCGGCCCGCCTGCGCCTGCTGGAAGGACGCGCGCGCCGCCGCGGCATCCCCGCGCAGCACATGGGCGCGACCCAGCAGCTCGTGAATCTGGAAGTCGTTGGGTGCCAGGGCCTGCGGACGCAGCGCCAGGTAGCGCTTCAGCCGCGTGGCCGCCGCGTCTCCCTGCTGGACGTAGAGGTAGTAGCTGGCCAGGTAGTAATGAACGATGAGGTGTTCGGCCTTGTCGGCCGTGGCCACCCGCTCCATCAGCGGCACGGCCTCCGGGAAGCGGCGCAGCTTGAAGTACGCCACGCTCACCGGATAGGCCAGGGCCAGCTCCGAGGGGTTCGCCGTCAGCACCGGCTGCACCCGGTCCACGGTGCGCTGCCAGTCATTGAGCGCGTTGGCGCTGGCACCCAGGCCGGCGGCGGCGGCCACGGAGCCAGGCTCGGCGGTCAGTGCCTGTTCGAAGAGGGCCAGGGCCTTGCGGTACTTCTCCTCGGCCTCCTTCTTGTCACCCGAGGCGCTGGCGGCGCTGGCGGCCACCTGCGCCGCCTCGCCGTCCCGCACCAGCCGCTGGGATTCGGACATGGGCGGCGGGCGGTACTGGGCCAGCGCGGGCGGGCCGCACAGGGTGGTCAGCAGCGCGAGCGCCGGCGTGAGACGGCGCGACCGGGGATGTCGTGGGGAGCGTCGCATGCGTGTGGAGTCCCAGAAGGAAGTCAGGCGGCGGGGCTGAACTCGGCCACGACGACGGTGATGTCGTCCCGCTGCGGCTGGCCGGCGCTGAAGGCGCGAGCGTCCGCCAGCACCGCGTCACGCAGCGCCTCCGCGGACAGGTGGGCGTGCGCCTGGACCGCGGCGGCCAGACGCTGGGTGCCGTAGAGCTTGCCCGCGTTGTCGCGCGCCTCGGTGAGGCCGTCCGTGTACCAGACCACCACGTCCCCTGGCCGCAGCTGGGCCTGGCGCGAGGTGAACTGGGATTCGACGGAGGCGCCCAGCAGCGGGCCGCGCGCGGGCAGCGATGCAATCTGACCGCTGCGCTTGTTGAACACCAGCGGACTGGGGTGCGCGCCCGCCGCGTAGTCGATGTAGCCGTTGGACACGTCGATGACGGCCAGCGCGCTGGACATCTGGTGCTCACCGCGGCCCACGTTGGCCAGCGTCACGTTGAGGGCGGTGATGAGCATCTGCGCGTTGACCTGCGACGGCTCGCGCAGCGTCATCGCCGAGGCGAAGCCACTGGTGGCGCTGGTGGCCACCAGCGACGTGGACAGGCCGTGGCCCGTCACGTCGCCAATGCCAATGACGATGCGCCGGTCATCCAGCGCGGCCCGGAACCACCAGTCGCCGCCGCACGCATCCGCGGTGACGACCAGGCCGGCGATGCGCAGCGGCCCCACCTGCACGCCCTCGCGCCCCGGCAGCAGCGTCTCCTGCACGGTGCGCGCGAGCGACACCTCTCGCTCCAACTGCGCCTTGGCCCGCACGTCCTCCAGCAGCACCTTGATGCGCTCGGCCATGTGGTTGAACACCACGCCCAGCGTCACCACCTCGCGGCCCGCGCCCTGCGCCGTTCCCGCCCGCGCGCTCAGGTTGCCGGCGGCCAGTTGCATCACCTTGCCGGTCAGCATGCCCAGCGGCCGGGTGATGCGCCGGCTCTGGTAGGCCACCAGCACGCCCGCCAGCACCACGAAGCCCAGCCCCAGCCCCAGCATGCGCAGCGTGGTGGCGCGCACCGTGGCGCGCTTGTCCTGCTCCAGCGACGCCAGCTGCTGCTGCAGCCCGCCCAGCGAGTAGCTGATGACGACCAGCCCCTTGCCGCTGCTGGAGCCGTAGTCGATGGGCTCCTGGATTTCGGAGATGGGCTGCCCCCGGTAGAAAGCGCTCACCAGCCGGCGCTCGGCGCGGCGGACCGGCGCGACGTCCTCCTTGTCCTCGCTGGCGCCTTCGCTGTCCGCCATCCGGACTCCGTCCGGGTCGAAAATCTGCACCCGGAGGATGTTCGGGTTCGTCTTGACGATGGAGCCCGCCACCTCTTCGAGGAAGGCGTAGTTGTTGTCGCGCAGGTTGGTGGCGGAGGTGAGCGCGATGGTCTGCCCCACCGTCTGGCCCAGCTCGCGCGCCTGCTCCTGGATGCGCTCCTTGGAGACGAGCGCCGTCTCCTCGAACTGGGACTTGGTGGAGGCCACCGACAGCGCCGCCAGCAAGCCCACGATGAGCACCACCAGGACGCCGGTGGTGAGCAGAAGAATCTGGTCCAGCCGCAGGCCCTTGATCTGGGCCACGTTGGGCAGCTCGCCCGCCTCCAGTGGCGCGATGAGGGTGCGGGTGCCGCCCTCCGCCAGCCCCAACGGGCCCGTCAGGCGCGTGGCGGTGGACTCCCGCGCACTGGTGACTTCCTGGGTGCCTGTCCGCTCGGACGGCGGGAGCGCGGCGTCATCCGGGAACTCGTCGGACGCGGGCGCGGACTTCAGTCGCGTATTCGTACTGGACAAGGGCGGGCCGGGGTGGGGACGCGCGGGGGAGCGCGGGGGGAAACAGGGGTGTTTCGAGACTCTATCTCACTTCTCGTGCTTCGCGAGGCCCTGTCCCCACATCCACGCCGCGCCGGGGAAGACGCCACGGCCGGCATGTCACTGAAGCCATGTCATGCCAATGTCATGGCCTGCTTGGAGCCCCGCGTCATTCACCCGGGTCCGCCGCGCCTCCCCCCTTCGCCGGGCGCGGTGCGGGTGCGCCCGTTACAGTCGGATGTCCATGCGGCCCCACTTCCACGTGGCCGGCTTTCCCGTCCGGCTCCATCCGCTCTTCTTCGTCGTCGCATTGATGACGGGCTGGACGCTCATCTCCGAGCCCGCGCGGCTCGCGTTGTGGGTGGGCATCGTCTTCGTGTCGGTGCTGCTCCATGAACTGGGGCATGCGCTGGCCTTCCGCCGCTACGGCTGTCCCGCTCGAATCGAGCTGCACGGAATGGGCGGCACCACCCAGACCCACGACGCCGCGCACCTCACTCACCAGCAGTCGGCCTTCGTGAGCTTCGCCGGGCCGGGCATCGGCTTCCTGGCGGGAGGGCTCATCTGGGGTCTGTCGCAGCTCGTTCCCCTGGGTGAGCCGGGCGGACTGGCGGACCAGGGCGTGCGGCAGTTCCTGTGGGTCAACATCGGCTGGGGGCTCTTCAACCTGCTGCCCATGCAGCCGCTGGACGGTGGACATCTGCTGGCGGACCTGGTGCGCGCCCGCAGCGGCTACCGCCACGAACGGGGGGTGCTCGGCGTGGGCATCGCCACGGCGGTGGTGGTGCTGGGGCTGGCCATCTGGTCGAAGCAGCTGTGGATGGGGATGCTGGCGATGGTGCTGGGGGTGATGAACCTCGAGCAGCTCCGCCGCACGCCGAAGCGGCGCCCCGCCGAGCGGCGGTTCGCCCTCCCCCGCCTGGTCCGCAAGCCCGAGGCGGCACCGGCGGGCGCCATCTCCATCGAGCAGTTGATGGACGAGCTGCGCGGAACGCCCCGCCCCCCAGGCGCGGCCGATGCAGATGATGACCTGGAGGGCCCTCATGATCCGGCCCTGGTGGGCGAGATGCTCCTGGACAACGGGCTGCCGGAGCTGGCCGTGGGCTCGCTCCAATCCGCCTTCACGCAGGCGCCCCTGGCGCGCACCGGCCATGCCCTGGTGCTGGCGCTGCTGCACACCGGGCGGCTCCAGGAACTGGCCTCGCTGCTGGACAGCTCGCACGCCCGGCAGCTGTCCGAGGACACGCTGGCCCTCATCTCCGAACACGCCGGGACGGCCAGTGAGGCCCCACTCACCGAGCGGATTACCGCGCTGCGGCACGGGCGGACTCCTGCCACGGATGAGCCCCGCTGATTGCCGCGCCGCGCCAGAAGGTGCTCTCCGCCTGACGTCCGGCAGGCGGCCCATCAACTGCCTTGAGCGGGAGGCACGTATCCGGGTTATAGGGGCGTCCCCTCCAGCCAGAGGAAGGTCGCGCGTGTCTCGTCCCCGACTCATCAAAGAATCCTCAGAAGCGTCCGCGCCGCTCGAGCGGGAGCTGCTGGTCCGCATCCATGACCTCATGGTGAAGACGCGCGTCCTCGAGGAGCGCCTCATCCAGATGTACAAGCAAGGCCACGGATACTTCTGGATTGGCGGCCCCGGCGAGGAGGCGTTCAACGTCTCCCTGGGCCTGCTCATGAAGAAGGGCCAGGGCCCCGACTTCGACTATCTGCATGCGCACTACCGGCAGTCCGGCACCCTGCTCGCGCTGGGTGAGGAGCCCATCGGCTCCCTGCGGCAGATGAAGAACACGGCCACGGACCCGTATTCGGGCGGCCGCAACTTCGCGGGCCACTACTCCGCCCGGAAGTACAACGTGGCGCCGGTGTCCTCGCCCATCGAGGTCCAGTACGCCATCGCCCCGGGCACGGCCATGGTGCAGAAGCGCCACGGCGGTGACGGCATCACCATCGTCACCGGTGGCGACGCCGGCACGGCCGAGGGCGATTTCGCCTCGTGCCTGGTGTGGAGCAGCCGCCCCGCCAACCCGCTGCCCATCCTCATCATCGTCACCAACAACAAGTGGGGCATCTCCACGGCGGCGGAGGGCCAGCACGGCGAGCAGCGCATCAGCGACCGCGGCAAGGCCTTTGGCATCCGCAGCAAGACCATCAACGGCAACGACGCCGTGGAGGCCTACACCGAGCTGCGCGAGGCCATGGCCTACGTGCGCACGGAGCGCAAGCCCTTCCTCCTGGAGGCCAACGTGTCGCGCCTGTACGGCCACTCGTCCGCCTCCGGAGCCAACTACGTGAGCAACGAAGTCGACTGCCTCACGGACTTCGAGGCGAAGCTGGAGAAGGACGGCGTCCTGACGCGAGAGCAGATGGACGCGCTGCGCAACAGCTACACCGAGGAGATGGCCGCCGCCGCCCGACAGGTGCGCGACGAGCCACAGCCCGACCCCGAATCCATCTGGAAGCACATCTACGCGGAGGACAAGTAACCCATGGCGAACATGGCACAGGCCATCCGCATGGCCCTGCACTACGCCGAGGAGCACCTGGGCGTCACCGACATCTTCGGCGAGGACGTGGGCGCCCCCCTGGGCGGCGTCTTCACCTGCACGCAGGGCCTGAAGACGACGTGGAACTCTCCCCTGGACGAGCGCGGCATCATCGGCGCGGCCATGGGCATCGCCATGGCCGGCGGACGGCCGGTGGCGGAGATCCAGTTCTGCGACTACGTCTACAACACCATCGACCTGCTGAAGCTGGCGGGCAACACCAGCTGGTCCACCTTCGGTGACTGGAACCTGCCCATGGTGGTGCGCACGCCGGTGGGCAGCGGCATCCGCGGGTCCATCTACCACTCGCACTCGTTCGACGCGACGATGACCCACATCGCCGGGTGGAAGGTGGTCATGCCCTCCACGCCGCTGGACGCGTACGGGCTGCTCATCACCGCGTGCCAGGAGAAGAACCCCGTCATGTTCCTGGAGCCCAAGGCGCTCCTGCGCGTGAAGGGCGAGGAGCGGATTCCGGGCGAGCCGGAGGATGACCGCGCGCTGTCGAAGCTCATCGACGCGCCGCTGGGAGACCGCTCCCAGTGGAAGCCGCAGTGGCCCACGGGCCTGGAGGCGTACGCGGTGCCCTTCGGCAAGGGCAAGATCGTGCGCGAGGGCACGCAGCTCACCGTGGTGAGCTACGGCCGCACCCTGCCCCTGTGCACGAAGGCCGCGGAGACGCTGGCCGCGGACGGAATCAGCGCGGAGGTCATCGACCTGCGCTCGCTGTGGCCGTACGACTGGGAGCTCATCAAGGCCTCCGTCCAGAAGACGGGCCGCGTCCTCTTCGTCAACGAGGACACCGAAGTGACGAACTTCGGCGAGCACCTGGTGCGCCGCACGGTGGAGGAGCTGTTCTACTCGCTGCTGGCCCCGCCGCGGCTGCTGGCCGGCAAGTTCCTGCCGGGCATCGGCCTGGCGGACGCGCTGGAGATGGCGTCGGTGCCGCAACTGGGTGACATCACCACCGCCATCCGGTCGCTCGCGGGCGAGCAGCCGTAAGAGCGGCACCCACAATCCCCTGCTCGTGAGCCCCTTGTCTCACGGGAGAAGCACCCCGGGCCGCCATTCCTCTTTGAAGGGATGGCGGCCCATTCGTTAGACTCCAAAAGCTTTGTCACAGCCAATCTTCCGGACAGCCACTCCCGTCGCTGGCGCTGATGCGCCGGCCTTCCGTATCCGCCGCGCCCGCCGGGGTGACGCCGAAGCCATGGCGTCGCTCCTCAAGGAGCTGGGCTACCCCCAGGGGACGGACCAGCAGACGGTCCACTGGGTCGTCAGCCATCCGGAGATTGAAATCTTCGTGGCCGGCGACCCGCAGGACCGGCCCGTGGGCATGGTGTCCTTCTCCCACCGTCCCCAGCTCCGGCTGCGCGGACGCGTGGGCACCATCGACGAATTGGTGGTGACGGAGACCTGGCGTCGTCGCGGCGTGGGCCGCGCGCTCATCCGGCAGATTCTGGAGCGCTGCAAGGTGCTGAGCGCGAAGCAGCTCCAGCTCGTCTCACCCATGACGACGACGCCGGAGACGCGCAACTTCTACACGGCGTGTGGCTTCACCGAAATCGACTCGGGCGTGTTCCGCCACGTCGATACGGAATCCCAGCGCTGACCGCGGCGAGGCGGCGGGCACCGTCATTCGAGGTGCCCCCGTCCGCTATCGCTTGAAGCTGTCCACCACGCGCTGAAGCCGGGCCCGGTCCTCGTCGCTCATGTCCGTGAAGCGCACGCCAATGGCCTCGGCCTCGTCGCGCACCCAGGCGATGACGCCGGTGAGGTGGAACTCCTCGCCTTCAATGGCCATGGACAGCCGGACGTGGGAGCCCACGTCGTAGGACTTCCGCGTCAGCAGGCACAGGCCGCCCGCGGAGATGTTGATGGAGTACGCACGCAGCGCCCGCGCCGCGTCCTGCGTCTGGTTGAAGCGAACCTCGAACCGCGCCGCCACACGCTCATCCGCCCGCCGGTTCGCGTATGCGGCTGGATCCCCGTTCTCCATGTCATCCGCCGCCTTGGTTGTCATACGCACCCGATAGCCCCCACGTTCGACGCTCCTGGCGAACACCACGCTGCTTCCCACACCCACAGTCCCACAGGGTGACGCGCCAGGCCAACCTCCAGGCCCCGGGCGCCAGCCAAGTGTCCGCTGCTTTCCACGCCTGATTCAAGAGGCCCCCTCTATCGAATTCGGGTGCCTATGTCCTCGGAGACTTCCCCGGGAGAGCTCTGGAATGCGTGTAGACCGCCGCTATGTGTTGACTGGAACCCTGGCTTTGGCCCTCTGGGCCGTGGCCTGCAACGGCGGCAACGGGCCGGGCCCCGGCGCCCCGCGGGACGCGGGCACCGATGGAGGCAGAACGCCCACCGTGGACGGTGGCGGGACGGACGCGGACGGCGGCGCGCGGGACTTCGCCTGCAACGTGGCACGGCAGGAAGGCTGTGCCGACGGCCAGGACTGCTACTTCGCGGACCTGGCGGACGGCGGCACCGGCAGCCGCTGCTTCGAAGCGGAGTGCGACGTGGTGGCCCAGGACTGCGCCCAGGGCCAGCGCTGCACGTATGCGATGGAGAATGACGTCACCCAGCGGCGCTGCGTGGCCCCGGGCACCGCGGACGAAGGCGCGCCCTGCACGCTGGCGCCCAGTGACGGGCGCCTGGCCTACGACACCTGCCGGCAAGGATTGTTCTGCCGCGAGGCGCCTGACGGCGCAGGAAGTGGATTTACTTGCCAGCGCCTGTGCCATGCCACGACCCAATGTGGGAACACGAGCGAGTGCAACACCGTGCTCCGCCTGGATGGCACCAAGGAGCTGCCGCTGGTCTGCGGCCCGCCGTCCACGGCGTGCACCCCCTTTGGCGATGACTGCGAGGCGCCACTGAGCTGCTACCCGTCCACGTCCGGTCCGCTGTGCGCGGGCAGCGGCAATCGGACGGAGGGGCAGTCGTGCGACTTCAGCAATCAATGCGCGCCGGGAAGCGCGTGTGTGAATGCAGGAGGCGGCCTCACCTGCCGCCCGCTCTGTCAGCCCGGTGGCACGCCCGCCTGCTCTACGGGCGGCTGCCGGGCATTGGATGGCAACCCAGGCGTGGGGGCTTGCGTCCCCTAGACAGCAGGCCGGTCGCTGTGGCGGGCGGCCAGGCAGACGAGGCTTCGGAGGCGGAGGGTTCCCAGACGGCCGGCTGGCAGGGCACGGTGTGGTGTGCATCCTGCAAAGCCGGGAGGAATGGGAATGGGAATGAAGCCGGGGTGGCGGAGCGTCGTCGTGTGCGCGAGCAGCGCGCTGCTGGCGTGTACTGGCAGCGTGGTGGAGCCACCCGACGGGGACCTGCCACCCGACGACGACAGCCGCGCTTCCACGATGGAACAGAACGCGCCGGACGCGTCACTGGAAGTCGCGCCCGTGTTGGTGCTGAACGACGGGCGGGAGGTGCAGGCCGTGCCGCCTTTCGCGCCGCCGGCGACTTCGTTCCAACCGGGCTTCCATCAAGCGCTCCGCGCGTCCCACTCAACGGGAAGCGTGACGACCTTCCGCATGCGCGTGCCGGTGGCGCGTGACGGCGGGCGCATCCGCGTGACGTTCCGCGCGGGCAACGGAAGCATGACGCTGGTGCGCGCCACCGTGGCCCAGGCGGGCGCCAATGGAGCGCTGGCGTCCACGCCGGTGAAGCTCTCCTTCGATGGCGCGGAGGGCTTCACCGTGGACGCGCGCTCGCGGAAGACGTCGGACCCGGTGGACTTCCCGGTGGCGTTCCGGGACGAACTGGCCATCACGTTCGAGGCCCGTGGCGCGCTGGCGGCCAGCACCATCAGCGCCTTCCCAGGCAGCTTCGCGCGCGTGGGGAACCATGCGCTGGTGACGGGCGCGCTGGGCGGCACCCTGTTCGACCGCGCCGTCGGAGTGGCCACCGTCGACGTGGAAGGTTCCACGGGCCGTGCCTTCGTGGCCATTGGCGACAGCATCACCGAGGGCTACGTCGACACGAAGAACGACACGCGCAACGCCTGGCCCGCCAAGGTGGAGGCCGCGCTGGGCGTGCCCGTGGTGAACGCGGGCGTGAGTGGCCAGGGCTTCTACGACGCGCTGGCGCACCTCGACGGCGAGGTGCTGGCGCTCCAGGGCATCACCGACTGCATCGTCCTGCTGGGCACCAACGACCTGGGCGACAAGGACTCCCTGTCCCTCATCCAGGCGCGGATGAACACGATGCTGGGCCGGCTCGCGCCTTTCTGCCGCACCTGGGTCAGCACCCTGCTGCCCAAGGAGAAGTCGAACTACGCGCCCTACGAAGTGGTGAAGAGCCAGCGGCCGGAGCTCAACACGTGGCTCCGCAGCGGCGCCGCCGGCCCGGACATCATCGACCTGGAGGCGGTGACGCGCCAGCCAGCGAACGTGCACTTGTTCCTCGACGGGCTGGATGTGGACGGCATCCACCCCAGCGTCGAAGGCCACCGGGTGATGGCGGACGAAGTCACGCGCGTGCTGCGCGAAGAGGGCGGCCTCTAGCCGCGCCCCCGCGCTCAGCCCTTGCGCGAGCCGAGCACGCCGTGGAGCACCAGCAGCTCCGCGAGCCCCGGCGGCGCCAGAATCCA
Above is a genomic segment from Myxococcus xanthus containing:
- a CDS encoding tetratricopeptide repeat protein yields the protein MRRSPRHPRSRRLTPALALLTTLCGPPALAQYRPPPMSESQRLVRDGEAAQVAASAASASGDKKEAEEKYRKALALFEQALTAEPGSVAAAAGLGASANALNDWQRTVDRVQPVLTANPSELALAYPVSVAYFKLRRFPEAVPLMERVATADKAEHLIVHYYLASYYLYVQQGDAAATRLKRYLALRPQALAPNDFQIHELLGRAHVLRGDAAAARASFQQAQAGRPESPSVQLGLAQVLELEGRAVEARTLLEGVTTRFPQAGDAREKLARLYLGAGDVAKADTQAQAVMKLGSSPAAHLLLGDVRFAQKNAAAAEAEYRKVLQLQPGLVLGQMAVGKALQAQGRHEEAIQFLEGAVRAGANSLELWANLGSVNRRAGRFQRAVEVHRRVVEMAPRQALGYVLLGADHFATGQWDQAIEDYANALQVEPEHAGAKQWLARALAHRARDRAGTGRLEDAVRDLRRAYDLDRGAPMARRLGASLLETRAYADARKVMEQGVMLPGAAWRDSLLLGYARLATNDAQAALEAFNRAAAQTEEPDEQAEASVGAALAEVELGQVDAAVQRLTAVGPSRAAAQVAGANLPRVLVRRALVRLEAGDADAAERDLDLVDKLGTGNRKELVRLAQFVRGLARAESGRHAEASAAITKALASTQPWAWPNTRALATAFVLYKKGQVPAARKQLTAAAKKPMPGQPKWLTAMTGALHRREASQAYNAGNMRAAEKAFKAALAGNPDDTQVQHNLACVDWRKGRTTDAVETWRRLESSVPVAALNLGIDAQERRKDAGEAVEAWRRYLAGGSGPRMAQVREWKERLQSLHGLAEPAAGAPADATVEETP
- a CDS encoding PP2C family protein-serine/threonine phosphatase — translated: MSSTNTRLKSAPASDEFPDDAALPPSERTGTQEVTSARESTATRLTGPLGLAEGGTRTLIAPLEAGELPNVAQIKGLRLDQILLLTTGVLVVLIVGLLAALSVASTKSQFEETALVSKERIQEQARELGQTVGQTIALTSATNLRDNNYAFLEEVAGSIVKTNPNILRVQIFDPDGVRMADSEGASEDKEDVAPVRRAERRLVSAFYRGQPISEIQEPIDYGSSSGKGLVVISYSLGGLQQQLASLEQDKRATVRATTLRMLGLGLGFVVLAGVLVAYQSRRITRPLGMLTGKVMQLAAGNLSARAGTAQGAGREVVTLGVVFNHMAERIKVLLEDVRAKAQLEREVSLARTVQETLLPGREGVQVGPLRIAGLVVTADACGGDWWFRAALDDRRIVIGIGDVTGHGLSTSLVATSATSGFASAMTLREPSQVNAQMLITALNVTLANVGRGEHQMSSALAVIDVSNGYIDYAAGAHPSPLVFNKRSGQIASLPARGPLLGASVESQFTSRQAQLRPGDVVVWYTDGLTEARDNAGKLYGTQRLAAAVQAHAHLSAEALRDAVLADARAFSAGQPQRDDITVVVAEFSPAA
- a CDS encoding M50 family metallopeptidase produces the protein MRPHFHVAGFPVRLHPLFFVVALMTGWTLISEPARLALWVGIVFVSVLLHELGHALAFRRYGCPARIELHGMGGTTQTHDAAHLTHQQSAFVSFAGPGIGFLAGGLIWGLSQLVPLGEPGGLADQGVRQFLWVNIGWGLFNLLPMQPLDGGHLLADLVRARSGYRHERGVLGVGIATAVVVLGLAIWSKQLWMGMLAMVLGVMNLEQLRRTPKRRPAERRFALPRLVRKPEAAPAGAISIEQLMDELRGTPRPPGAADADDDLEGPHDPALVGEMLLDNGLPELAVGSLQSAFTQAPLARTGHALVLALLHTGRLQELASLLDSSHARQLSEDTLALISEHAGTASEAPLTERITALRHGRTPATDEPR
- a CDS encoding thiamine pyrophosphate-dependent dehydrogenase E1 component subunit alpha; the protein is MSRPRLIKESSEASAPLERELLVRIHDLMVKTRVLEERLIQMYKQGHGYFWIGGPGEEAFNVSLGLLMKKGQGPDFDYLHAHYRQSGTLLALGEEPIGSLRQMKNTATDPYSGGRNFAGHYSARKYNVAPVSSPIEVQYAIAPGTAMVQKRHGGDGITIVTGGDAGTAEGDFASCLVWSSRPANPLPILIIVTNNKWGISTAAEGQHGEQRISDRGKAFGIRSKTINGNDAVEAYTELREAMAYVRTERKPFLLEANVSRLYGHSSASGANYVSNEVDCLTDFEAKLEKDGVLTREQMDALRNSYTEEMAAAARQVRDEPQPDPESIWKHIYAEDK
- a CDS encoding alpha-ketoacid dehydrogenase subunit beta — translated: MANMAQAIRMALHYAEEHLGVTDIFGEDVGAPLGGVFTCTQGLKTTWNSPLDERGIIGAAMGIAMAGGRPVAEIQFCDYVYNTIDLLKLAGNTSWSTFGDWNLPMVVRTPVGSGIRGSIYHSHSFDATMTHIAGWKVVMPSTPLDAYGLLITACQEKNPVMFLEPKALLRVKGEERIPGEPEDDRALSKLIDAPLGDRSQWKPQWPTGLEAYAVPFGKGKIVREGTQLTVVSYGRTLPLCTKAAETLAADGISAEVIDLRSLWPYDWELIKASVQKTGRVLFVNEDTEVTNFGEHLVRRTVEELFYSLLAPPRLLAGKFLPGIGLADALEMASVPQLGDITTAIRSLAGEQP
- a CDS encoding GNAT family N-acetyltransferase, producing the protein MSQPIFRTATPVAGADAPAFRIRRARRGDAEAMASLLKELGYPQGTDQQTVHWVVSHPEIEIFVAGDPQDRPVGMVSFSHRPQLRLRGRVGTIDELVVTETWRRRGVGRALIRQILERCKVLSAKQLQLVSPMTTTPETRNFYTACGFTEIDSGVFRHVDTESQR
- a CDS encoding TIGR02266 family protein → MTTKAADDMENGDPAAYANRRADERVAARFEVRFNQTQDAARALRAYSINISAGGLCLLTRKSYDVGSHVRLSMAIEGEEFHLTGVIAWVRDEAEAIGVRFTDMSDEDRARLQRVVDSFKR
- a CDS encoding SGNH/GDSL hydrolase family protein, translated to MGMKPGWRSVVVCASSALLACTGSVVEPPDGDLPPDDDSRASTMEQNAPDASLEVAPVLVLNDGREVQAVPPFAPPATSFQPGFHQALRASHSTGSVTTFRMRVPVARDGGRIRVTFRAGNGSMTLVRATVAQAGANGALASTPVKLSFDGAEGFTVDARSRKTSDPVDFPVAFRDELAITFEARGALAASTISAFPGSFARVGNHALVTGALGGTLFDRAVGVATVDVEGSTGRAFVAIGDSITEGYVDTKNDTRNAWPAKVEAALGVPVVNAGVSGQGFYDALAHLDGEVLALQGITDCIVLLGTNDLGDKDSLSLIQARMNTMLGRLAPFCRTWVSTLLPKEKSNYAPYEVVKSQRPELNTWLRSGAAGPDIIDLEAVTRQPANVHLFLDGLDVDGIHPSVEGHRVMADEVTRVLREEGGL